The uncultured Bacteroides sp. genome includes the window CAATGCCATTCAAATGGGTTGGAAAGACAGACTAGATGTGATGGAATGGATGGATGTAGCCAACCATTTATACGGTGACAGCACAAAGATGATTGTGCACGGCATCTCTATGGGGGCGGCTACCATCATGATGGTTTCGGGAGAGAAGCAACCGTACTACGTAAAGTGTTTCGTAGAAGACTGTGGATATACCAGCGTATGGGATGAGTTCTTAAGAGAAATCAAAGAACAGTTTAACTTACCTGCTTTCCCATTGCTCTATACTGCCAGTGCCTTATGTAGCATAAAATACGGTTGGAACTTCAAAGAGGCTTCAGCACTGAATCAGATAAAGAAGTGCCACTTGCCTATGCTATTTATCCATGGTGATAAAGATGCGTATGTACCGACACGGATGGTATACCAACTGGTAAAGAATAAACCGGGCGCCAAAGAATTATGGTTAGTGCCCGATGCCATACATGCGGTTTCTTATAAAGAAAACCCAAAAGCCTATACCAACCGGGTAAGAAATTTCGCTAATAAGTATTTGCAATAACAACACATCCGCATAACACTAAATAAGCCATTTCTTCGCAACAATATTTTTATCACTCCATGCGATATTCAATATTTTTATGTAGGTTTGCAAAAACAAATCGAATTGTAATGAAACAGATCACCACTTTTATGTTTTTTCTGTGCTTATTTTTTTCCGTGCAAGCTCAAGAAAAAATATATACCGTAGATAATATTCCCAAAGTACATTTGGAAGACAGAACACGATATGTTTGCAACCCGGGAGGCATTCTGTCGCAGGAAGCATGTGATTCTATTGATAGAATGTTGTATAACCTTGAAGAAAAAACAGGAATTGAAACAGTTGTGGCTGTGTTGCCTTCCATCGGAGAGGCCGATTGTTTTGATTTTTCACATCAATTGTTAAACACTTGGGGAGTGGGCAAAAAAGGAAAAGACAATGGATTGGTGATTTTATTGGTTACCGATCAGCGTCGTATTCAATTCTACACGGGGTATGGACTTGAGGGAGATTTGCCTGATGCCATTTGCAAACGCATTCAAACAAAGGAGATGAATCCTTACTTAAAGGATAACGACTGGGATAACGGCATGGTAGCCGGTGTGCGTGCCGCATGTGCCCGTTTGGATGGCTCTATGGTAAACGACGGAGAAGAATCGGGCGGTAAGAGCGGAGGTTTATTTCTGTTTATTGCCATTATCGGATTCCTGTTTATCGGTGGGCTCAGCAGCATCTGGGCCGTATGGGCCAACAACCGATGCCCCAAATGTGGCAAGCACAAACTGCAACGAAGCAGCACCAATCTGATATCGAAACATAATGGCGTAAAAACAGAAGACGTAGTTTATAAATGCCTGAACTGCGGACACAGCATTGTAAGACGTCAACAATCTTACGATGATAATTACCGTGGCGGCAGAGGCGGCGGCCCGTTTATCGGCGGCTTCGGAGGTGGAAGTTTCGGTTCCGGCGGCGGAGGAGGATTTAGTGGAGGCAGTTTCGGAGGAGGTATGGGCGGCGGCGGCGGTGCCGGTAGCAACTTCTAATAAAATTTAAATATAAAAAATGAAATGAATATGAAAAGATCAATTATTATCATCATTGCTGTAGTGGCTGTTATCGCTATATGGGCTGTATCGGCTTATAACGGTTTAGTGTCTATGCAGGAAAATGTAAGTAACCAGTGGGCCAATGTGGAAACACAATACCAACGCCGTTCGGACCTGATTCCTAACTTAGTAAACACAGTAAAAGGTTATGCATCGCACGAAAAAGAGACATTGGAAGGTGTGATTGCTGCCCGTTCGCAAGCTACACAAATCAAAGTAGACCCTAGCAACCTTACTCCCGAATCTTTAGCAAAATATCAGAAAGCACAAGGGGAAATTGGTTCTGCATTGGGTAAGTTGCTTGCTATCACCGAGAACTATCCGGATTTAAAGGCTAATCAGAATTTCCTGGAACTGCAGGCGCAACTGGAAGGAACAGAAAATCGCATCAATGTGGCACGTAAGAACTTCAACGATACTGCCAAAGAATACAATACCGCTATTCGCAAATTCCCTAAAAACGTTTTTGCAGGCATGTTCGGGTTCGAAAAGCGTCCGTACTTTGAAGCGGAAGAAGGCGCCGAAAAAGCTCCTAAAGTAGAGTTTTAAAAAGAAAAACAAATCCCCTTTATCGGTGCATTACTCAACCGTTAAAGGGGATTGCTATGTGGTTACATCAGGCTAAAGAAGTAGTATCTGGGCAAAATAGTTGCCTGTGAGCGAAAAATGAAGTAATTTTGCAGCAGTACTAAAAATAGTCCATTCATGAGTAACCAGCGATACATGCAACGTGGCGTATCGGCATCTAAAGAAGATGTGCACAATGCCATAAAAAACATCGATAAAGGTATTTTCCCACAAGCTTTCTGTAAAATTATTCCTGATATTCTGGGCGGTGACCCTGAATATTGCAACATAATGCATGCCGATGGTGCAGGTACAAAGTCGAGCCTGGCTTATCTGTATTGGAAAGAGACTGGCGATCTGTCGGTCTGGAAAGGCATTGCGCAGGATGCATTGATTATGAATATCGATGATTTGCTCTGTATAGGAGCTGTTGATAATATTCTGGTTTCATCTACCATCGGACGCAACAAGCTGCTGATTCCGGGTGAAGTTATATCGGCCATAATTAACGGAACGGATGAATTACTCGCCGAACTTCGCGAAATGGGTGTCGGTGTGTATGCCACCGGGGGAGAAACAGCCGACGTAGGCGACTTGGTACGTACCATCATAGTAGATAGTACGGTAACTTGCCGGATGAAACGCAGCGAAGTAATTGACAATGCCCATATCCGCCCGGGCGATGTGATTGTGGGGCTGGCCTCTTACGGACAAGCTACTTACGAAAAAGAATACAACGGAGGCATGGGTAGCAACGGACTAACATCTGCCCGCCACGACGTTTTCTCCAAATATGTTGCCGAAAAATATCCTGAAAGTTACGATGCGGGTGTGCCCGAAGATTTAGTATACTCCGGCAGATTAAAGTTGACCGATAACATAAAAAACTCTCCGCTAAATGCCGGAAAGTTGGTACTCTCTCCTACCCGCACGTATGCGCCTGTTGTGAAAAAACTGTTGGATGTATTGCGTCCAGAAATTCACGGAATGGTGCATTGCTCGGGTGGT containing:
- a CDS encoding TPM domain-containing protein; the encoded protein is MKQITTFMFFLCLFFSVQAQEKIYTVDNIPKVHLEDRTRYVCNPGGILSQEACDSIDRMLYNLEEKTGIETVVAVLPSIGEADCFDFSHQLLNTWGVGKKGKDNGLVILLVTDQRRIQFYTGYGLEGDLPDAICKRIQTKEMNPYLKDNDWDNGMVAGVRAACARLDGSMVNDGEESGGKSGGLFLFIAIIGFLFIGGLSSIWAVWANNRCPKCGKHKLQRSSTNLISKHNGVKTEDVVYKCLNCGHSIVRRQQSYDDNYRGGRGGGPFIGGFGGGSFGSGGGGGFSGGSFGGGMGGGGGAGSNF
- a CDS encoding LemA family protein gives rise to the protein MKRSIIIIIAVVAVIAIWAVSAYNGLVSMQENVSNQWANVETQYQRRSDLIPNLVNTVKGYASHEKETLEGVIAARSQATQIKVDPSNLTPESLAKYQKAQGEIGSALGKLLAITENYPDLKANQNFLELQAQLEGTENRINVARKNFNDTAKEYNTAIRKFPKNVFAGMFGFEKRPYFEAEEGAEKAPKVEF
- a CDS encoding alpha/beta hydrolase gives rise to the protein MGTKKKSRSIAYSIIITFLLLAVGIVGGSSYMLHYSLIPSNNRGKDEVTSYKYMYANYPFIKSWMDSLRQVSALKDTFITNKAGIRLHAYYVAASHPTPKTAVIVHGYTDNAIRIMQIGYLYNHDLKYNILLPDLQYHGRSGGNAIQMGWKDRLDVMEWMDVANHLYGDSTKMIVHGISMGAATIMMVSGEKQPYYVKCFVEDCGYTSVWDEFLREIKEQFNLPAFPLLYTASALCSIKYGWNFKEASALNQIKKCHLPMLFIHGDKDAYVPTRMVYQLVKNKPGAKELWLVPDAIHAVSYKENPKAYTNRVRNFANKYLQ
- a CDS encoding AIR synthase-related protein gives rise to the protein MSNQRYMQRGVSASKEDVHNAIKNIDKGIFPQAFCKIIPDILGGDPEYCNIMHADGAGTKSSLAYLYWKETGDLSVWKGIAQDALIMNIDDLLCIGAVDNILVSSTIGRNKLLIPGEVISAIINGTDELLAELREMGVGVYATGGETADVGDLVRTIIVDSTVTCRMKRSEVIDNAHIRPGDVIVGLASYGQATYEKEYNGGMGSNGLTSARHDVFSKYVAEKYPESYDAGVPEDLVYSGRLKLTDNIKNSPLNAGKLVLSPTRTYAPVVKKLLDVLRPEIHGMVHCSGGAQTKVLHFIDNMRVVKDNLFPVPPLFKTIQEQSGTDWAEMYKVFNMGHRLEVYIAPEHAKEVIALSQSFGIEAQIVGRIEESDKKELIIKSEFGEFRY